A genome region from Campylobacter sp. MIT 12-8780 includes the following:
- the rpe gene encoding ribulose-phosphate 3-epimerase has product MYVAPSLLSADFLHLKEEIEKVCEAGADLLHIDVMDGHFVPNLTFGPCVLKSIKEASSVPLDIHLMVDNIDFFVDLFLPFKPKFLSFHIENHAHPIKLCQYLRSKGIGAGIVLNPHTNISTLEHLLEFVDLVLLMSVNPGFGGQEFLPLVYDKIKRLRELVDQKNAKLFIEVDGGVNGLNASELELAGADILVAGSYIFSSQDYKNAISSLKLEF; this is encoded by the coding sequence ATGTATGTAGCACCAAGTCTTTTATCGGCTGATTTTTTGCACCTTAAAGAAGAGATAGAAAAAGTATGTGAAGCTGGGGCTGATCTTTTACATATTGATGTTATGGACGGACATTTTGTGCCAAATCTTACTTTTGGACCTTGCGTGCTTAAAAGTATCAAAGAAGCAAGCTCTGTGCCACTTGACATTCATTTGATGGTTGATAATATAGACTTTTTTGTGGATTTGTTTTTACCTTTCAAGCCTAAATTTTTAAGCTTTCATATAGAAAACCATGCCCACCCTATAAAACTTTGTCAATACTTAAGATCAAAAGGTATTGGAGCTGGCATAGTCTTAAATCCACATACAAACATTTCCACGCTTGAGCATTTGCTTGAATTTGTGGATTTAGTGCTTTTAATGAGCGTTAATCCTGGCTTTGGCGGACAAGAGTTTTTGCCCTTAGTTTATGATAAAATCAAACGCTTAAGAGAACTTGTCGATCAAAAAAACGCTAAACTTTTCATCGAAGTTGATGGAGGGGTAAATGGGCTTAATGCAAGCGAGCTTGAACTTGCTGGAGCTGATATACTCGTGGCTGGAAGCTATATCTTTTCTTCGCAAGATTATAAAAACGCTATTTCATCTTTAAAGCTTGAATTTTGA
- the rpmB gene encoding 50S ribosomal protein L28 — translation MSRICQVTGKGPMVGNNVSHANNKTKRRFLPNLRTVRITLEDGTTRKIRVAASTLRTLRKQNS, via the coding sequence ATGTCAAGAATTTGTCAAGTTACAGGAAAAGGTCCTATGGTAGGAAACAATGTAAGCCATGCGAACAACAAAACAAAAAGACGCTTTTTGCCAAATCTTAGAACCGTTCGTATCACCTTAGAAGACGGCACTACAAGAAAAATCAGAGTTGCTGCTTCAACTTTAAGAACTCTAAGAAAACAAAACTCTTAA
- a CDS encoding YdcH family protein, which produces MWHEYRDLMTELKGKDGRFDSLFEKHNELDDQIKAAEEGRVHLDDLEISRMKKEKLRVKEELGQYLANYSKNQ; this is translated from the coding sequence ATGTGGCATGAATATAGAGATTTGATGACCGAGCTTAAAGGGAAGGACGGACGCTTTGACAGCTTGTTTGAAAAACATAATGAACTTGATGATCAAATCAAAGCTGCCGAAGAAGGAAGAGTTCATCTTGACGATCTTGAAATTTCAAGAATGAAAAAAGAAAAATTACGCGTAAAAGAAGAATTAGGACAATATTTGGCTAATTATTCTAAAAATCAATAA
- a CDS encoding CZB domain-containing protein, whose amino-acid sequence MQFSDKFNELKEEANANNVNATGIVSEAFVSLVKLDHVAFKLNGYKEIFTHSGKKLSDHLSCRLGKWVAADGKQRFGTNPMFPQINEPHQKVHQSMNEAIELAKNIDGSESEQLKQEILSKCNDAEAASNRLFDIFKDMLAIASNTQTKTPSQQESSAPQETQTNKES is encoded by the coding sequence ATGCAGTTTTCTGATAAATTTAATGAGCTCAAAGAAGAAGCAAATGCAAACAATGTAAATGCTACCGGTATAGTTTCAGAAGCTTTTGTGTCTTTAGTGAAGCTTGATCATGTCGCCTTTAAACTTAATGGATATAAAGAAATTTTCACTCATTCAGGTAAAAAACTTTCAGATCACTTAAGTTGTCGTCTAGGCAAATGGGTCGCAGCTGATGGAAAACAACGTTTTGGAACAAACCCAATGTTCCCACAAATCAATGAGCCACACCAAAAAGTGCATCAAAGTATGAATGAAGCGATCGAGCTGGCAAAAAATATAGATGGAAGCGAAAGCGAGCAACTCAAACAAGAAATTCTTTCTAAGTGTAATGACGCTGAAGCTGCTTCAAATCGTTTGTTTGATATATTCAAAGATATGCTTGCTATTGCAAGTAATACACAAACTAAAACTCCTTCGCAGCAAGAATCTTCTGCTCCTCAAGAAACTCAAACAAATAAAGAAAGCTGA
- a CDS encoding NUDIX domain-containing protein produces the protein MDISTLKQEEFKSSIYIKAKRFSYLKNGKKHTWDFIEALDSVSILLYHKEKQSFIFVRQFRVPLWDYQVRNNVNIDKSELGYSVELCSGLVDKNLSIEDIAKEECLEELGYLPKSLEKVADFYGGFGSGASKQSLFFAEVSEEDKKAEGGGIDDEEIQSVFVKVKEFEEFSKHIVRAASFEFAYLWFMKNKAQIYGL, from the coding sequence ATGGATATAAGCACACTCAAACAGGAAGAATTTAAAAGCTCTATTTATATCAAAGCCAAACGTTTCAGTTATCTTAAAAACGGCAAAAAACATACTTGGGACTTTATAGAAGCCCTAGATAGCGTCTCTATACTCTTATATCATAAAGAAAAGCAAAGTTTTATCTTTGTAAGGCAGTTTCGTGTGCCTTTGTGGGATTATCAAGTAAGAAACAATGTCAATATAGACAAAAGCGAGCTTGGCTATAGCGTAGAGCTTTGCTCTGGACTTGTTGATAAAAACTTAAGCATAGAGGATATAGCCAAAGAAGAATGCCTTGAAGAGCTTGGCTATCTACCAAAAAGCCTTGAAAAAGTAGCTGATTTTTATGGCGGTTTTGGTTCTGGAGCAAGCAAGCAAAGCCTGTTTTTTGCCGAAGTGAGCGAAGAGGACAAGAAGGCTGAGGGCGGTGGAATTGATGATGAGGAAATTCAAAGTGTTTTTGTTAAGGTTAAAGAATTTGAAGAATTCTCAAAACACATTGTGCGCGCAGCAAGTTTTGAGTTTGCTTATCTTTGGTTTATGAAAAACAAAGCCCAAATTTATGGGCTTTAA
- a CDS encoding siderophore ABC transporter substrate-binding protein, translating into MKKTLFITIFSVFAFFACSNDKSTQQDSNSTESNTSIKEKARVQVSYKPLVLHDKGSSFEIEHSLGKAEVIKNPSKVIIFDLGALDTFDALGLNDRVVGVTSKTLPKYLEQFKDKASVGAVNEADFEKVNELQADLIIISGRQAKFFDKLNQISPTIYVGTNNADFLNSFENKVITLATLFDKQEEAKAQLEAIKADIESKKAELDPNKKALIVLTNANRISVFGEGSRFGIIHDVLGIKAADESIKAGTHGNRADSEYILKINPDYLFVVDRNVIVGNQERAQTSLDNPLVAKTNAAMNGKIIYLDPEYWYLSGGGLESFKVMVDEVFKALK; encoded by the coding sequence ATGAAAAAAACGCTTTTCATTACGATTTTTTCAGTTTTTGCTTTCTTTGCTTGCAGCAATGATAAAAGCACTCAACAAGACTCAAATAGCACCGAGTCAAACACTTCGATCAAAGAAAAAGCAAGAGTGCAAGTCAGTTATAAGCCTCTTGTGCTTCATGATAAAGGCTCAAGCTTTGAGATCGAGCATTCTTTAGGTAAAGCTGAAGTGATAAAAAATCCAAGCAAGGTAATCATCTTTGATCTTGGAGCTTTAGATACTTTTGATGCACTTGGTTTAAATGATCGTGTCGTAGGTGTTACGAGCAAAACTCTACCAAAATACCTTGAGCAGTTTAAGGACAAAGCAAGTGTTGGGGCTGTAAATGAAGCTGATTTTGAAAAAGTAAATGAACTTCAAGCTGATTTGATTATCATCTCGGGCAGACAAGCTAAATTTTTTGATAAACTTAATCAAATATCACCGACAATTTATGTTGGCACAAACAATGCTGACTTTTTAAATTCTTTTGAAAACAAAGTCATCACTCTAGCCACACTTTTTGACAAACAAGAAGAAGCCAAAGCTCAACTTGAAGCCATAAAAGCTGACATTGAGAGCAAAAAAGCAGAACTTGATCCTAACAAAAAAGCCCTTATCGTGCTAACAAATGCAAATCGCATTTCAGTATTTGGCGAGGGTTCAAGATTTGGCATTATCCATGATGTTTTGGGTATCAAAGCAGCTGATGAAAGCATAAAAGCTGGTACTCATGGAAATAGAGCTGATTCTGAATATATCTTAAAAATCAATCCAGATTATCTTTTTGTCGTGGATAGAAATGTCATCGTTGGCAATCAAGAACGAGCTCAAACTAGCCTTGATAATCCATTAGTGGCAAAAACAAATGCAGCAATGAATGGCAAAATCATCTATCTTGATCCGGAGTATTGGTATCTTTCAGGTGGTGGTTTAGAGTCTTTTAAAGTTATGGTTGATGAAGTTTTTAAAGCTCTTAAATAA
- a CDS encoding iron ABC transporter ATP-binding protein produces the protein MIELRNINKKYDEKIVLEDINLSFQKGKITSLIGSNGAGKSTLLGVASRLLSPDSGEVLFDGKNLKTYKNSELAKKISILKQQNHLNIRLRVKELVSFGRFPHSAGKLGEKDKQKIAQAIEFMGLKDLEDRFLDSLSGGQKQRAFIAMIIAQDTDYIMLDEPLNNLDMKNCVHIMKMLQRLVLEFDKSIILVLHDINFASVYSDTIIAMKNARVLFHGDTKDIIQSEILREIYDFDIKIQEINSKKICVYYE, from the coding sequence ATGATAGAACTTAGAAATATCAACAAAAAATACGATGAAAAAATCGTGCTTGAAGATATAAATTTAAGCTTTCAAAAAGGTAAAATTACCTCCTTAATCGGCTCAAATGGTGCTGGAAAAAGCACCTTGCTTGGCGTAGCAAGCAGGCTTTTAAGCCCAGATTCAGGCGAAGTTTTATTTGATGGTAAAAACCTTAAAACATATAAAAATAGCGAACTTGCGAAAAAAATTTCTATTCTTAAACAGCAAAATCATCTTAACATTCGTCTTAGAGTTAAAGAGCTTGTAAGTTTTGGACGTTTTCCTCATAGTGCAGGTAAATTGGGCGAAAAAGACAAACAAAAAATAGCTCAAGCCATCGAATTTATGGGACTTAAAGACTTAGAAGATCGCTTTTTGGACTCCTTAAGTGGAGGACAAAAACAACGCGCGTTTATCGCGATGATTATCGCTCAAGATACTGATTATATTATGCTTGATGAGCCTTTAAATAACTTGGATATGAAAAATTGCGTGCATATTATGAAAATGCTTCAAAGGCTTGTGCTTGAATTTGATAAAAGCATCATACTTGTGCTACATGATATTAATTTTGCTTCTGTGTATTCAGACACCATAATAGCAATGAAAAATGCACGGGTATTGTTTCATGGCGATACAAAAGATATCATTCAAAGTGAAATTTTAAGAGAAATTTATGATTTTGATATTAAAATACAAGAAATAAATTCAAAGAAAATTTGCGTATATTATGAATAA
- a CDS encoding iron chelate uptake ABC transporter family permease subunit — protein MRKKLFITAFITLVCILIYIFSFMGKFPEFVIKERTISILAIILVATCIAICTLIFQTITNNKILTPSIIGLDSLYLLVQSFLVFMLTATHVSVYDERVNFLTSVICMIAFGIVFYKILFKENRSIYHILLLGLIFGTFFSSLSSFFEVLIDPDEFLVVQGRMFASFNNVKIELLALSYILFIGIFIYMLSYFKFLDILALGKDISINLGLEYENLVKRFLIIIAVLISISTALVGPITFLGLLVTNLSYELFKTSKHSILLVACTLVSIIALVGGTYLVARVFAFNATLSVVINFIGGIYFIYLVLKGNRL, from the coding sequence ATGCGTAAAAAGCTTTTTATTACTGCGTTCATCACCTTAGTGTGTATTTTGATTTATATTTTTAGTTTTATGGGAAAATTTCCTGAATTTGTTATCAAAGAAAGAACTATAAGTATTTTAGCTATCATTTTAGTGGCTACTTGTATCGCTATTTGCACGCTTATTTTTCAAACGATTACAAACAACAAAATCCTTACTCCAAGTATTATAGGGCTTGATTCTTTATATCTTTTAGTGCAGTCTTTTCTTGTTTTTATGCTTACAGCAACGCATGTGAGTGTTTATGATGAGAGGGTTAATTTTCTTACTTCTGTAATTTGTATGATCGCTTTTGGCATTGTTTTTTATAAGATTTTATTTAAAGAAAATCGCAGCATTTATCATATCTTGCTTTTAGGGCTTATTTTTGGAACATTTTTTTCATCTTTAAGCTCCTTTTTTGAAGTCTTAATCGATCCAGATGAATTTTTAGTCGTGCAAGGGCGTATGTTTGCTAGCTTTAATAATGTCAAAATAGAACTTTTAGCATTAAGCTATATACTTTTTATCGGTATTTTTATATATATGCTTTCGTATTTTAAATTTCTTGATATTTTAGCTTTAGGAAAAGATATATCCATAAATTTAGGGCTTGAATATGAAAACTTAGTGAAAAGATTTCTCATCATCATTGCTGTTTTAATCTCTATAAGCACGGCTTTAGTAGGACCCATTACCTTTCTTGGACTTTTGGTTACAAACTTAAGCTATGAGCTTTTTAAGACGAGCAAGCATAGCATTTTACTTGTCGCTTGCACGCTTGTAAGTATCATCGCTTTAGTTGGTGGGACTTATCTTGTTGCTAGAGTTTTTGCTTTTAATGCAACTCTTAGCGTGGTGATTAATTTTATCGGGGGAATTTATTTTATTTATCTTGTGTTAAAGGGCAATCGCTTATGA
- a CDS encoding ABC transporter permease: protein MNLGFFFHIAFLLPLLCILAILSLFIGVSDIHIFDILQGHSLENEVFLISRIPRTITIIITGMSLSICGLIMQQLTQNKFVSPTTAGTMDCAKLGILVSMIFFAQSAFITQVFIASLFALAGSLIFLQILNKIKLKNLILVPLIGLMFGGVINSITTFFAYQMNLIQNMQGWLQGDFSNTMQGSYELIYLTLPLLLLAFLYANKITIAGMGKDIATNLGLSYQFILNLGLIIVSIIVSVIILMAGVIPFLGLIVPNIVSIFKGDDLRGSILIVGLFGAVLMLVCDIFSRLIIYPFEVPISLTLGVLGSFMFALILLKKKNYA from the coding sequence TTGAATTTAGGCTTTTTCTTTCATATTGCTTTTTTGCTTCCTCTGCTTTGCATTTTGGCTATTTTGAGCTTATTTATCGGGGTAAGTGATATTCATATTTTTGATATTTTGCAAGGACATAGTCTTGAAAATGAAGTCTTTTTGATCTCAAGAATTCCTAGAACCATTACCATCATTATCACAGGAATGAGCTTGAGTATTTGTGGGCTGATTATGCAGCAACTCACGCAAAATAAATTTGTCTCCCCAACCACAGCTGGGACTATGGATTGTGCTAAGCTTGGCATACTTGTGAGTATGATTTTTTTCGCTCAAAGTGCTTTTATCACTCAAGTTTTTATCGCTTCGCTTTTTGCTTTGGCAGGAAGTTTGATTTTTTTGCAAATTTTAAACAAAATCAAGCTCAAAAATCTTATCCTCGTGCCTTTAATAGGGCTTATGTTTGGAGGTGTTATCAACTCAATCACGACTTTTTTTGCCTATCAGATGAATTTGATTCAAAATATGCAAGGCTGGCTTCAGGGCGATTTTTCAAATACCATGCAAGGAAGTTATGAGCTGATCTACCTTACCCTGCCCCTACTTTTGCTGGCTTTTTTATATGCAAATAAAATCACAATCGCTGGTATGGGGAAGGACATAGCCACGAATTTAGGGCTTTCTTATCAATTTATTTTAAATTTAGGCTTAATTATAGTAAGTATTATCGTTTCTGTGATCATACTTATGGCTGGAGTTATCCCATTTTTAGGGCTTATAGTGCCAAATATCGTTTCGATTTTCAAAGGAGATGATTTAAGAGGATCAATTCTTATCGTTGGACTTTTTGGGGCAGTTTTAATGCTTGTATGTGATATTTTTTCAAGGCTTATTATCTATCCTTTTGAAGTGCCTATCAGCCTTACTTTAGGCGTGCTTGGTTCTTTTATGTTTGCATTGATTTTACTTAAAAAGAAAAATTATGCGTAA
- a CDS encoding P-loop NTPase fold protein — MNNQELEEKATHIKNLLENDINFCITITGEWGVGKTHFWKNIVEKKLDESKIKKVVYISLFGKEHYKEILEEIVLKVCGTHNGIIDKASKLTNGMLKLANINVNLDSLFGALKENDFKQIIICFDDIERKSEKLKMNDLMGLMAHLRDIKECSVVLILNDKKLKSISQNSRGNDDNEEKDFQIYEKYKEKCIDYSIEITTNFDAYKELIESEINNSKLAKIAQNILMQNNQPSYTNNLRMLKRLLNAIKEFNEKLKLSTMYEDEKYNTVIETFYKNLVVTCPYLKLSNKYENYNYENFKFILEQYWKDNAITQNLIEEIKAQLKNYEYYTNIELLEDLLPKKYFKLENYNDKDFAKKAHELLKKIYNFTDGRYSGMPLNLCQVLNEYYEDKEYYTQIEKHYRNEVMKFFIHSHIKQANQDYKSLESYRIITNNENELIEQLEQMIDGAKNQKDKQQDSQYSLKNKALEIVIKENKIAYYTDFIKDPVLYSKINNFDIDEIFKCFEIYPHLYTAFKCFKETEQNNSTKQNSSNDNIQKALEKWGKEQGYIKIKQ, encoded by the coding sequence ATGAATAACCAAGAACTTGAAGAAAAAGCAACGCATATTAAGAATTTGCTAGAAAATGATATAAATTTTTGTATAACCATAACAGGGGAATGGGGAGTTGGAAAAACACATTTTTGGAAAAATATAGTCGAGAAAAAACTAGATGAATCTAAAATCAAAAAAGTTGTTTATATCTCTCTTTTTGGAAAAGAGCACTACAAAGAAATACTAGAAGAAATTGTTTTGAAGGTATGTGGGACACACAATGGCATAATCGATAAAGCATCAAAACTCACTAATGGCATGCTAAAACTAGCCAATATAAATGTTAATTTAGATTCCCTTTTTGGGGCATTAAAAGAAAATGATTTTAAGCAGATAATCATTTGCTTTGATGACATAGAACGCAAATCTGAAAAATTAAAAATGAATGATTTAATGGGTTTGATGGCACATTTACGCGATATAAAAGAATGTAGCGTAGTGCTGATTTTAAATGATAAAAAACTTAAATCAATATCACAGAATTCAAGAGGTAATGATGATAATGAAGAAAAAGATTTTCAAATTTATGAAAAATATAAAGAAAAATGTATAGATTATTCTATTGAGATTACGACGAATTTTGATGCTTATAAAGAGCTTATTGAAAGTGAAATAAATAATAGCAAACTTGCGAAAATAGCTCAAAATATACTTATGCAAAATAATCAACCTTCTTATACAAATAATTTAAGAATGCTAAAGCGACTATTAAACGCAATAAAAGAATTTAATGAAAAATTGAAATTATCAACAATGTATGAGGATGAAAAATATAATACTGTCATAGAAACATTTTATAAAAACTTGGTTGTAACATGCCCATATTTAAAACTATCAAACAAATATGAAAACTACAATTATGAGAACTTCAAATTTATACTAGAACAATACTGGAAAGACAATGCAATAACGCAAAATTTAATTGAAGAAATCAAAGCACAACTTAAAAATTACGAATATTATACAAATATTGAGCTTTTGGAAGATCTCTTACCTAAAAAATATTTTAAGCTCGAAAATTATAACGATAAAGATTTTGCAAAGAAAGCTCATGAATTACTTAAAAAGATATACAATTTTACAGATGGACGGTATAGTGGAATGCCTCTAAACTTATGTCAAGTTTTAAACGAATATTATGAAGACAAGGAATACTATACACAAATAGAAAAACATTACAGAAATGAAGTAATGAAGTTTTTTATCCATTCGCATATAAAACAAGCAAATCAAGACTACAAAAGCTTGGAGTCATACCGTATAATTACAAACAATGAAAACGAATTAATAGAGCAATTAGAACAAATGATAGATGGGGCTAAAAATCAAAAAGACAAACAACAAGACTCACAATATTCTCTCAAAAATAAAGCTTTAGAAATCGTAATAAAAGAGAATAAAATTGCCTATTATACTGATTTTATAAAAGATCCGGTTCTATATAGCAAAATTAATAATTTTGACATTGATGAAATTTTTAAGTGCTTTGAAATATATCCTCACCTTTATACTGCCTTTAAATGCTTTAAAGAAACTGAACAAAATAATTCAACAAAACAAAATAGCTCAAATGATAATATTCAAAAAGCATTAGAAAAATGGGGAAAAGAACAAGGATATATTAAAATCAAACAATAA